Proteins co-encoded in one Corynebacterium lujinxingii genomic window:
- a CDS encoding amino acid permease — MGFIRQVGQHRDVLLAGGLLAVLSPIVALCAIASSYFGHVMGAEEGTTYLVRAVAPDFAERTSPKAMRWGIYVFVFVTTVAAAIANPSILDLISVVGGVFITFLVYIVPMLLFRNAKDFHRFANKPETIIVFGLGVIIMGVSFWQMFAG, encoded by the coding sequence GTGGGTTTCATTCGCCAGGTAGGACAGCACCGGGATGTTCTGCTCGCGGGCGGCCTCCTGGCGGTGCTCTCCCCCATCGTCGCCCTGTGCGCGATTGCGTCGTCCTACTTCGGCCACGTCATGGGTGCAGAGGAAGGCACGACCTACCTCGTTCGTGCGGTCGCGCCGGACTTCGCCGAGCGCACCAGCCCGAAGGCCATGCGCTGGGGCATCTACGTGTTCGTGTTCGTGACCACGGTCGCGGCTGCGATTGCCAACCCGTCCATCCTGGATCTGATCTCGGTGGTCGGCGGCGTGTTCATCACCTTCCTGGTGTACATCGTGCCGATGCTGCTGTTCCGCAACGCGAAGGACTTCCACCGCTTTGCCAACAAACCCGAGACCATCATCGTGTTCGGCCTCGGTGTGATCATTATGGGAGTATCTTTCTGGCAAATGTTCGCCGGTTAG
- a CDS encoding SLC5/6 family protein, whose product MTNAELPEQYSDEHLKLGRAEFDADNLTDADIDQIKEQREGDAPDGGFMRWVITLFGTGVGAGILFLPINAGSFGFWPLVIATLLIGPMVFFSHRTYARMVSASPVKGLDVLQVITALTGRKRGFVSAVLYWLGIYPTVLIYGISITNTLDSFIVNQFGGEHMSRWLLATISVGIMTGAYALSKKITLWLANVLVYPLIIALAAVSLYLIPSWDLDSFRAYESQYPVWQGLLLILPVLVFSFSHMAALSQFALDVQKKLGDDVGAVEREVSKVELVTAVMLVSFTMFFVWSCALSLGAEGMDAAREQNVPVLSYLANETNTPFMAWMSPIIAIGAIVTSYFGHLLGTEEGTGYLVRVVAPGFASRVSTTALRWTVNIFVFVTAVLVAVANPSILDMISVVGGIFVAFLVYIMPVLLFNKATAFKHYARRPDTLFVFVLGLVIVGVTVWDMVAG is encoded by the coding sequence ATGACAAACGCGGAGCTGCCTGAGCAGTACAGCGACGAGCATCTGAAGCTCGGTCGCGCGGAATTCGACGCCGATAATCTCACGGACGCGGATATCGACCAGATCAAGGAACAGCGCGAGGGCGACGCGCCGGACGGCGGGTTCATGCGGTGGGTGATCACCCTGTTCGGCACCGGCGTCGGCGCGGGCATTTTGTTCCTGCCGATCAACGCGGGCAGTTTCGGGTTTTGGCCGCTGGTGATCGCGACGCTGCTCATCGGTCCGATGGTGTTCTTCTCGCACCGCACGTACGCGCGCATGGTGTCGGCGTCGCCGGTGAAGGGCCTGGACGTGCTGCAGGTGATCACAGCGCTGACGGGCCGCAAGCGCGGGTTCGTCTCCGCGGTGTTGTACTGGCTGGGCATTTACCCCACGGTGCTGATTTACGGCATTTCGATCACGAACACGCTGGACAGTTTCATCGTCAACCAGTTCGGCGGGGAGCACATGAGTCGCTGGCTCTTAGCGACGATCTCCGTCGGCATCATGACCGGCGCCTACGCCCTGAGCAAGAAAATCACCCTGTGGCTAGCAAACGTGCTGGTCTACCCGCTGATCATCGCGCTCGCGGCGGTGTCTCTCTACCTCATCCCGTCGTGGGATCTCGACAGCTTCCGCGCCTACGAGTCGCAGTACCCGGTGTGGCAGGGGCTTCTTTTGATCCTGCCGGTGCTGGTGTTCTCCTTTAGCCACATGGCGGCGCTGAGCCAGTTCGCGCTCGACGTGCAGAAGAAGCTTGGCGACGACGTCGGTGCCGTCGAGCGCGAAGTGTCCAAGGTGGAACTGGTCACGGCGGTCATGCTGGTGTCGTTCACCATGTTCTTCGTCTGGTCGTGCGCGCTGTCCCTCGGCGCCGAGGGCATGGACGCCGCCCGTGAGCAGAACGTGCCGGTGCTGTCGTATCTGGCCAACGAGACGAACACGCCGTTTATGGCTTGGATGAGCCCGATTATCGCCATCGGTGCGATCGTGACCTCTTACTTCGGCCACCTGCTCGGCACGGAAGAAGGCACCGGTTACCTCGTGCGCGTTGTCGCGCCGGGCTTCGCATCTCGCGTATCGACGACCGCCCTGCGCTGGACCGTCAACATCTTCGTCTTCGTCACCGCGGTGCTGGTGGCGGTGGCGAATCCGTCGATTCTGGACATGATCTCCGTTGTCGGCGGTATCTTCGTCGCGTTCCTCGTCTACATCATGCCGGTGCTGCTGTTTAACAAGGCGACAGCGTTCAAGCACTACGCCCGCCGCCCGGACACCCTGTTCGTGTTCGTGCTCGGCTTAGTGATCGTGGGCGTGACGGTGTGGGACATGGTGGCGGGGTAG
- a CDS encoding DUF488 domain-containing protein: MKLFTIGYSKKTAEEFFDMLRNNGIKQVVDIRRHNANQLAGFTKQSDLPWFLDTIAGIGYTHELALAPSEDLMHAYRKEGLPFDEFAKKLRAEFDEREMPKLADASVLLCSEPDPDVCHRSVAADYLAEHSSDVKVTHL; this comes from the coding sequence ATGAAGCTCTTCACCATCGGCTACAGCAAGAAGACTGCGGAGGAGTTCTTCGACATGCTCCGCAACAACGGAATCAAGCAAGTCGTCGATATCCGGCGCCACAACGCGAATCAGCTCGCGGGTTTTACTAAGCAGTCCGACTTGCCGTGGTTCCTCGACACCATCGCGGGCATCGGCTACACGCACGAACTCGCCCTCGCGCCCAGCGAGGACCTCATGCACGCGTATCGCAAAGAGGGGCTGCCGTTCGACGAGTTTGCGAAGAAGCTCCGCGCCGAGTTCGACGAGCGCGAGATGCCGAAACTCGCCGACGCCTCCGTGCTTCTCTGCTCAGAGCCCGACCCCGATGTCTGCCACCGTTCCGTGGCGGCGGATTACCTCGCCGAGCACAGCAGCGACGTCAAGGTCACCCACCTTTAA
- the leuS gene encoding leucine--tRNA ligase — translation MTEATPHRYTAELANTIEQKWQAHWREHGTFNAPNPVGPLAPEGKAELPKDKLNVQDMFPYPSGAGLHVGHPLGYIATDVYARYNRMLGKNVLHTLGYDAFGLPAEQYAIQTGTHPRTTTEANIKNMTRQLDQLGLGHDRRRAVATTDPEFYKWTQWIFLQIYNAWFDEDLQKARPIEDLVKDLLSGARQTKDGRNFRDLTTEEKHKAIDEFRLVYLSDSMVNWCPGLGTVLANEEVTAEGRSERGNYPVFRKRLRQWMMRITDYSDRLLDDLDLLDWPEKVKSMQRNWIGRSRGADVHFASPAGDITVFTTRPDTLFGASYVVLAPEHELVDDLVADAYPADVDTRWTNGENTPREAVDAYLRAIAAKSDVERQENKEKTGVFLGSYAVNPVNGEQVPIFIADYVLTGYGTGAIMAVPAHDERDYEFASVFGLPITPVLDGDVSEEAFTGDATHINSANDDGLDLNGLGKQEAIDKAIAWLRDEGAGHEKIQYKLRDWLFARQRYWGEPFPIVYDENGQAHGLPEDMLPVELPQVEDYNPVAFDPEDADSEPAPPLAKATDWVEVELDLGHGKQKYWRDTNVMPQWAGSSWYQLRYIDPTNADAFVDIDNERYWTGPRPDEHGANDPGGVDLYVGGVEHAVLHLLYARFWHKVLYDLGFVTSKEPYRRLYNQGYIQAYAFTDSRGVYVPAAEVEEKDGKFFYNGEEVNREYGKMGKSLKNAVAPDDVVRDFGADTLRVYEMSMGPLDTSRPWATKDVVGAHRFLQRLWRLVVDEASGEVSVVDASLTEDDLKALHRTVAGVRDDYVHLRDNTVAAKLIEYVNYLTKTYPSGAPRAAVEPLVQMVSPLAPHIAEELWALLGNTETITFEPFPEFEEQWLTDDTVEVPVQINGKVKARIDVATDASKDDLEAAALADDRVAGLIDGKTVVKVIAIPGRMVNLVVK, via the coding sequence ATGACTGAGGCGACCCCGCACCGCTATACGGCCGAACTGGCCAACACCATCGAGCAGAAGTGGCAAGCGCACTGGCGCGAGCACGGCACGTTTAACGCGCCCAACCCGGTTGGCCCGCTGGCACCCGAGGGCAAGGCCGAGCTGCCGAAGGACAAGCTCAACGTCCAGGACATGTTCCCGTACCCGTCGGGCGCGGGTCTGCACGTGGGCCACCCGCTGGGCTACATCGCCACGGACGTCTACGCGCGCTACAACCGCATGCTGGGCAAGAACGTCCTGCACACCCTGGGTTACGACGCGTTCGGCCTGCCGGCGGAGCAGTACGCGATCCAGACGGGCACGCACCCGCGCACGACGACTGAGGCGAACATTAAGAACATGACCCGTCAGCTCGACCAGCTGGGTCTGGGGCATGACCGTCGCCGTGCCGTCGCTACGACGGATCCGGAGTTTTACAAGTGGACGCAGTGGATCTTCCTGCAGATCTATAACGCGTGGTTCGACGAGGACCTGCAGAAGGCCCGCCCGATCGAGGACCTGGTCAAGGACCTGCTCTCCGGCGCCCGCCAGACGAAGGACGGCCGCAACTTCCGCGACCTGACCACCGAGGAGAAGCACAAAGCTATCGACGAGTTCCGCCTCGTCTACCTCTCCGACTCCATGGTCAACTGGTGCCCAGGGCTCGGCACCGTGCTGGCCAACGAGGAGGTCACCGCGGAAGGCCGCTCCGAGCGCGGCAACTACCCGGTGTTCCGCAAGCGCCTGCGCCAGTGGATGATGCGCATCACCGACTACTCGGACCGCCTGCTCGACGACCTTGACCTTTTGGATTGGCCGGAGAAGGTCAAGAGCATGCAGCGCAACTGGATCGGCCGATCCCGCGGCGCGGACGTGCATTTCGCCTCCCCCGCCGGCGACATCACCGTCTTCACCACCCGCCCGGACACCCTGTTCGGCGCGTCCTACGTGGTGCTCGCACCCGAGCATGAGCTTGTCGACGACCTCGTGGCCGACGCCTACCCCGCCGACGTGGACACGCGTTGGACCAACGGCGAGAACACCCCGCGCGAGGCCGTGGACGCCTACCTGCGCGCCATCGCCGCGAAGTCCGACGTGGAGCGCCAGGAGAACAAGGAAAAGACCGGCGTGTTCCTCGGCTCCTACGCCGTGAACCCGGTCAACGGCGAGCAGGTTCCGATCTTCATCGCGGACTACGTGCTCACCGGCTACGGCACCGGCGCGATCATGGCGGTGCCGGCCCACGACGAGCGCGACTACGAGTTCGCGAGCGTCTTCGGCCTGCCGATCACCCCGGTGCTCGACGGCGACGTCTCCGAGGAAGCCTTCACCGGCGACGCCACCCACATCAACTCCGCCAACGACGACGGTCTGGACCTCAACGGCCTGGGCAAGCAAGAAGCCATCGATAAAGCCATCGCGTGGCTCCGCGACGAAGGAGCGGGCCACGAGAAAATCCAGTACAAGCTGCGCGACTGGCTGTTCGCCCGCCAGCGCTACTGGGGCGAGCCGTTCCCGATCGTCTACGACGAGAATGGCCAGGCGCACGGCCTGCCGGAGGACATGCTGCCGGTCGAGTTGCCGCAGGTAGAGGACTACAACCCCGTCGCCTTCGACCCGGAGGACGCCGACTCCGAGCCCGCACCGCCGCTGGCGAAGGCCACCGACTGGGTCGAGGTCGAACTGGATTTGGGCCACGGAAAGCAGAAATACTGGCGCGACACGAACGTCATGCCGCAGTGGGCGGGTTCTTCCTGGTACCAGCTGCGCTACATCGACCCGACTAATGCCGACGCCTTCGTGGACATCGACAACGAGCGCTACTGGACCGGCCCGCGCCCCGACGAGCACGGCGCGAACGACCCGGGCGGCGTGGACCTCTACGTCGGCGGCGTCGAGCACGCGGTGCTGCACCTGCTGTACGCGCGTTTCTGGCACAAGGTGCTCTACGACCTGGGCTTTGTCACCTCGAAGGAGCCCTACCGCCGCCTGTACAACCAGGGCTACATCCAGGCGTACGCCTTCACGGACTCCCGTGGCGTGTACGTCCCGGCCGCCGAGGTGGAGGAGAAGGACGGCAAGTTCTTCTACAACGGTGAAGAGGTCAACCGCGAGTACGGCAAGATGGGCAAGTCGCTGAAGAACGCCGTCGCCCCGGATGATGTGGTGCGTGATTTCGGTGCGGACACCCTGCGTGTGTACGAGATGTCCATGGGGCCGCTCGACACCTCGCGCCCGTGGGCGACGAAGGACGTCGTCGGCGCGCACCGCTTCCTGCAGCGCCTGTGGCGCCTGGTGGTCGACGAGGCCTCCGGTGAGGTTTCCGTGGTGGACGCCTCATTGACGGAAGACGACCTCAAGGCGCTGCACCGCACCGTCGCCGGCGTGCGCGACGACTACGTCCACCTGCGCGACAACACCGTCGCCGCAAAGCTGATCGAGTACGTCAACTACCTGACCAAGACGTACCCGTCGGGTGCCCCGCGCGCCGCCGTCGAGCCGCTGGTGCAGATGGTCTCCCCGCTCGCGCCGCACATCGCCGAGGAACTCTGGGCGCTGCTCGGCAACACGGAGACGATCACCTTCGAGCCGTTCCCCGAGTTCGAGGAGCAGTGGCTTACCGACGACACCGTCGAGGTGCCTGTCCAAATCAACGGCAAGGTCAAGGCGCGCATCGACGTCGCCACCGACGCCTCCAAGGACGACCTCGAAGCCGCCGCGCTTGCCGACGACCGCGTGGCCGGCCTCATCGACGGCAAGACCGTCGTCAAAGTCATTGCCATCCCGGGCCGCATGGTCAACCTGGTGGTGAAGTAG
- a CDS encoding flavodoxin domain-containing protein, with protein sequence MVRIYYSTVYGSTREYAEELASLLDDTAQPIPSSPPQSDGPVVVLSPIHGPSHAGAKFVKSLPADVPVALVTTCMSTNASETDPARSLLGGRADSVERFYLPGRLNYSEMNVKHKMLMRGLVTALKAKGNLSPSEQDTVNIHGKDTDRVDFGLLDPVVAWVRRQATA encoded by the coding sequence ATGGTTCGGATCTATTACTCCACCGTTTATGGCTCGACCCGCGAGTACGCCGAGGAGCTTGCATCGCTTCTCGACGACACCGCGCAACCGATCCCCTCATCCCCGCCTCAATCCGACGGCCCGGTGGTGGTCCTCTCCCCCATCCACGGCCCGTCGCACGCCGGCGCGAAGTTTGTGAAGTCGCTGCCAGCCGACGTGCCGGTGGCGCTGGTGACCACGTGCATGTCGACGAACGCATCCGAGACCGACCCCGCCCGCTCTCTCTTGGGTGGCCGTGCCGACTCCGTCGAGCGCTTCTACCTCCCCGGCCGCCTGAATTACTCAGAGATGAATGTCAAGCACAAGATGCTCATGCGAGGGCTGGTCACGGCGCTAAAAGCCAAGGGCAATCTTTCCCCCAGCGAGCAGGACACTGTGAACATCCACGGTAAAGACACTGACCGGGTGGACTTCGGGTTGCTGGATCCGGTGGTGGCGTGGGTTCGTCGTCAAGCAACTGCTTAA